The proteins below are encoded in one region of Asticcacaulis excentricus CB 48:
- a CDS encoding fumarylacetoacetate hydrolase family protein: MTDSLPAAMLPVDWRDATLVGRILLPEGPTPVLVKGGEVFDMSAVAPTVAQLLANWPEKGVPAGGKSLGKLEDFAFQKAWEGKSTLLSPIDLQVVKAAGVTFAVSAVERVIEERARGDYNRAQAIRDDLAARVGGDIRSVVPGTEAAAKLKEALIADGLWSQYLEVAIGPDAEVFTKSPVLSSVGWGEEVGVRSDSTWNNPEPEVVMVVDPKGRALGATLGNDVNLRCFEGRSALLLGKAKDNNASCALGPFIRLFDEGFTIDDVRSAVLDLRIDGPEGYVLEGRSSMDQISRDPLELIRQALSEHHYPDGFVLMLGTLFAPTQDRDTPGRGFTHKVGDVVTVTSPKLGTLENRVTTSKDARAWTFGIVALMQNLVSRGLLKVETAKADAA, translated from the coding sequence ATGACCGATTCCCTCCCCGCCGCCATGCTTCCGGTAGATTGGCGTGATGCCACGCTGGTGGGCCGCATCCTTCTGCCCGAAGGCCCGACCCCGGTTCTGGTCAAGGGGGGAGAGGTGTTCGACATGAGCGCTGTGGCCCCTACCGTGGCTCAACTTCTGGCGAACTGGCCGGAAAAAGGCGTCCCCGCTGGTGGTAAGAGCCTTGGCAAGCTGGAAGACTTCGCCTTCCAGAAAGCGTGGGAAGGGAAATCTACGCTGCTGTCGCCCATCGACCTTCAGGTGGTCAAGGCGGCGGGCGTGACCTTTGCCGTGTCCGCGGTCGAGCGCGTTATCGAAGAACGGGCGCGCGGCGATTACAACAGAGCTCAGGCCATCCGCGATGACCTGGCGGCGCGTGTCGGCGGCGACATCCGCTCGGTCGTGCCGGGCACTGAAGCCGCGGCGAAGCTGAAAGAGGCGTTGATCGCCGACGGCCTGTGGTCGCAATATCTCGAAGTTGCCATCGGCCCGGATGCCGAAGTCTTTACCAAGTCGCCGGTCCTGTCGTCGGTGGGCTGGGGCGAAGAGGTCGGCGTGCGTTCCGACTCGACGTGGAACAATCCGGAACCTGAAGTGGTGATGGTTGTCGATCCGAAGGGCCGCGCGCTGGGGGCCACCCTGGGTAACGACGTAAATCTTCGCTGCTTCGAAGGCCGCTCCGCTCTGCTGCTCGGCAAAGCCAAGGATAACAACGCTTCGTGTGCGCTGGGTCCGTTCATCCGCCTGTTCGACGAAGGCTTTACGATTGATGATGTGCGTTCAGCTGTGCTTGATCTGCGCATCGACGGCCCGGAAGGCTATGTGCTGGAAGGCCGCTCCTCGATGGATCAAATCAGCCGTGATCCGCTGGAGTTGATCCGTCAGGCGCTGAGCGAGCACCACTATCCCGACGGTTTCGTTCTGATGCTGGGCACTTTGTTTGCACCGACGCAGGATCGTGACACGCCGGGTCGTGGCTTCACGCACAAGGTCGGGGACGTTGTCACCGTCACTTCCCCCAAGCTCGGTACGCTTGAAAACCGTGTCACCACTTCAAAAGACGCGCGCGCCTGGACCTTCGGTATCGTCGCCCTGATGCAGAACCTCGTCTCGCGTGGCCTGCTGAAGGTCGAGACGGCCAAGGCTGACGCGGCATAA
- a CDS encoding SDR family NAD(P)-dependent oxidoreductase, giving the protein MSSAIYPSLKGRKVLITGGGSGIGGGLVKAFVNQGARVHFIDLVDEVSATIDTGVLGVAPVFHRCDLTDTPALEKVLATIQADGPVTILLNNAARDDRHSLAEITSEFFDKNIGVNLKHMLMVTRAIAPGMKAAGGGAIINFGSISWHLGLPDLTLYETAKAGIEGMTRALARELGRDNIRVTTIIPGNVKTPRQMKWYTPEGEKQIVDAQCLDGRIEPQHVASLALFLASDDAALCTGHGYWIDAGWR; this is encoded by the coding sequence ATGTCGTCTGCCATCTATCCGAGCCTGAAAGGGCGTAAGGTTCTCATCACCGGCGGGGGGTCGGGTATAGGCGGAGGGCTGGTCAAGGCCTTCGTCAATCAGGGTGCCCGGGTGCACTTCATCGACCTCGTCGATGAAGTCTCCGCCACCATAGACACTGGGGTGCTGGGCGTCGCGCCTGTGTTTCATCGGTGCGATCTAACCGATACGCCAGCGTTGGAAAAAGTGCTGGCCACCATTCAGGCCGACGGACCGGTGACGATCCTGCTCAACAATGCGGCGCGCGACGACCGTCATTCGCTGGCGGAAATCACGTCGGAATTTTTCGACAAGAATATCGGTGTCAACCTCAAGCACATGCTGATGGTCACCCGTGCCATTGCGCCGGGCATGAAGGCTGCGGGTGGCGGGGCCATCATCAATTTCGGCTCGATCTCCTGGCACCTCGGCCTGCCCGACCTCACTCTCTATGAAACGGCCAAGGCCGGTATCGAAGGCATGACGCGCGCTCTGGCCCGTGAGCTGGGCCGCGACAATATCCGCGTCACCACCATCATCCCCGGCAATGTCAAAACGCCGCGCCAGATGAAGTGGTATACGCCCGAAGGCGAGAAGCAGATTGTTGATGCTCAATGCCTCGATGGCCGTATCGAGCCGCAGCACGTGGCCTCTCTGGCCCTGTTCCTCGCCTCTGACGACGCCGCCCTGTGCACCGGCCACGGCTACTGGATTGACGCCGGCTGGCGATAA
- a CDS encoding LacI family DNA-binding transcriptional regulator, with amino-acid sequence MARKVSRRGGNIVTIHDVARHVGVSPMTVSRVINGEKNVREETRKKVAEAIEALNYSPNMAARSLASQDSSRIALIYSNPSMSFLSELLLGILHQSSQSGCQLIIESCEGPEGVADVLDKLKSLGVDGVVLPPPLSDSTRVAKALREMGLPFVGVATSRPSPDAASVSIDDFKAAFAMTQRLIALGHRRIGFIKGNPNSYYSQLRHEGYMAALTKAGLTPEDKLIGQGYFTYRSGFDAAESLLMRDERPTALFASNDDMAAGAVASAHRLGLEVPKDVTIVGFDDTSMASSVWPELTTVRQPISDMASLGLKMLLEQIRTRRSGQPYAPVHEIRDFAIIERQSSSAPGEDATD; translated from the coding sequence TTGGCGCGTAAGGTTAGTCGTCGCGGCGGCAACATCGTCACCATCCATGATGTGGCCCGGCACGTCGGCGTTTCGCCGATGACCGTGTCGCGCGTCATCAACGGTGAAAAGAACGTCCGCGAAGAAACGCGCAAAAAGGTAGCAGAAGCCATAGAGGCTTTGAATTACTCGCCGAACATGGCGGCGCGCTCCTTAGCCTCTCAGGATTCGTCGCGTATCGCCCTGATCTATTCCAACCCGTCTATGTCCTTTCTGTCGGAATTGCTTCTGGGCATCCTGCACCAAAGTTCTCAAAGCGGCTGTCAGCTCATAATCGAAAGCTGCGAAGGCCCCGAGGGCGTGGCCGATGTGCTGGACAAGCTGAAGTCGTTGGGCGTCGATGGCGTGGTTCTGCCGCCGCCCCTGTCCGATTCCACCCGCGTGGCCAAAGCCCTGCGCGAGATGGGCCTGCCTTTTGTCGGCGTGGCGACGTCGCGCCCGTCGCCGGATGCGGCCAGCGTATCCATCGACGATTTCAAGGCGGCCTTCGCCATGACGCAGCGCCTGATCGCGCTGGGCCACCGCCGCATCGGCTTTATCAAGGGCAACCCCAACTCCTACTACAGCCAGTTGCGGCATGAGGGCTATATGGCGGCCCTGACTAAGGCTGGGCTGACCCCGGAAGACAAGCTGATCGGGCAGGGCTATTTTACCTATCGCTCTGGCTTCGATGCCGCCGAGAGCCTGCTGATGCGCGATGAGCGCCCGACCGCCCTGTTTGCTTCCAATGACGATATGGCCGCTGGTGCCGTGGCTTCAGCCCACCGGCTGGGTCTTGAGGTGCCGAAGGACGTGACCATTGTGGGCTTTGACGATACGTCTATGGCCTCGTCCGTGTGGCCGGAACTGACCACCGTGCGTCAGCCGATTTCTGACATGGCATCGCTGGGGCTGAAGATGCTGCTGGAGCAGATTCGCACGCGCCGTTCGGGTCAGCCCTATGCGCCTGTGCATGAAATCCGTGACTTCGCGATTATTGAGCGGCAGTCCTCTTCGGCGCCTGGCGAAGATGCGACTGACTGA